Genomic segment of Borrelia duttonii Ly:
TTTAAGATTTTCATTAAAATAATAAAATATTCTATTTTGATAATATTCTCTGAACTTATTGTTTATATAAAATATTATCGACATTAAAGCCATTAATTCGCATTGATGTCTTTCAATATGGATACTGATGCCTCTCATCGTAATCTCCTTGCCTGTGAATTATTAAATAATAATAACCTAAAAAATAGTAAAAAGTAAATATATCCCTTTAATAAAACTTTTTTATATAAAAATTAAAAAAGAATGTCACTTATTATATATAAAAGTTATTCAGAAGAAATATTTTTGATACTTTTTATATATGCAATATGATAGTTTTCCTTTTGGATATTACATAAAGTTGTTGATTAAATTAACTAAGATACAAATCTATCGCATTATAGAATAAGGAAATATTTGCAAATTTTTGGATAAAGTTTTGTCTTTAAAAGGAAAACAAAAGTTAATTCTCAATGTTAATGAAACAAATAAGCCATTCACAAACAACCCATTTTTATTTGCACAGAATAGAACATTACTAGCATAAAAATATATGATTAATTTTTTTATTCATCTAGTATTTAAAATGGAATATATTATTGAAAATAAAGCTAAAAAAATTCCTATATTAAGAGTAATAATAGTCCCAAACATCTAATTATGTAATTTCCCCGTGTTTTTAAGTTCGTTGAATTTACTATCAAATTCTACTCTTACTTTATTAAGTTTATTATCAAGTTCTAACTTAGCAGAGTTAACCTCAGATTTTAGTTTATCTTCCATTTTATCAATTTTGTTATCAAGCTCTATTTTTACCTTATCAAGTTTATTATTAAATTCTAGTTTAACAGAAGTAAATTCAGATTTTAACCTATCTTCTACCTTGTCGATTCTATTATCAAGTTCATTAAATTTATTGTCAATTTTATTGTCAAGACCTACTTTTATCTTATCAAGTTTATTATCAAGTTCTAGTTTAACAGAGACAATTTCAGATTTTAAAATACCTTCTATCTTATCAATTGTAGTATTAAAATGATTTTCCAAGTATTCAAGATCTTTATAAAGTAAGCTCATTTTTGTAATAGCGATAAGATAAATCAGTAGCAATGTCTCTATTAATTCCAGCTTTGAGCAGTTCTGTCAATACCATCTGCTGAGTAATAATTGGTTGTGGCTGAGCCATCAAAAATCTCCTTAACTACAATTATACAATAAATTTTGATGAATTATACTATATCATAGTAAATAACAAATAATATATTTATTTGAGTATTCATCAATGACTTCCATAAAGTTATTAACAAATGTATATCTATACTAATAACAAATTTAATTTTTGAAAGCTGTGATTTTATAGAATAGAAATTATATTTGAAAAGCAAAGTTGAAATAAATTTTCTATAACAATTAATTCTCAAAATAATTATAAAAATACAAAAAGAATTAAATTCTCGATATTCATTATTTTTATCATTTCCAGATACAAGATATATTTTCTTATTACCATACATTAATT
This window contains:
- a CDS encoding plasmid maintenance protein encodes the protein MRGISIHIERHQCELMALMSIIFYINNKFREYYQNRIFYYFNENLKRNGQKVIKSKILQNYFCKLSKTLQLIENPYNYILLLKATCTMI